One Pseudochaenichthys georgianus chromosome 4, fPseGeo1.2, whole genome shotgun sequence DNA window includes the following coding sequences:
- the spata18 gene encoding mitochondria-eating protein, protein MADTLRRLTHTSPFSVLQDKLESWHRDYHVISCDNNLNRCCELIELTAKVQGQLFTILNHTAAEGGHYAGVDTLKTRLLPWLGTCFSMARPVVSDDTSLQLIQDSVEKDRRIRELSASLDSDIQRKDNELCSTRLQLDSMRTELVDTQQELDVTKRESATTLLATEEEILQLKADLRAAHEQVESYQRKMATFIDYERQIRLLKDEVSYLSTDKTVLQERLVRSRSPSPMRSESPTRAQLTNSSRYARLISRFNDLHAVERLEAQVILRRHIDDVEMVQKVIFIAVVESFKTAKLAYRQFKLRVRKTLSPHLGLEHLEDAAVDYIVRNLDLYDIQASINDVINAMNVNPRISFPPEVDFFLISTLIREMCRVAFAMQTLDPPLDFSFASDGELYNDRKYRRSYDSELTAPLVMYHVWPSLLEGDAVVVKGEAVTRRGAVWSRSRSTSPVRSRSLSPTRSLAFLKKRSLSPGRLRASHL, encoded by the exons ATGGCCGATACTTTGAGGAGACTGACCCACACATCCCCTTTCAGCGTCCTGCAGGACAAACTTGAGAGCTGGCACAGAGACTACCAT GTTATTTCCTGTGACAACAATTTAAATAGATGCTGTGAACTGATTGAACTAACCGCAAAGGTCCAAGGTCAACTGTTTACCATCCTTAACCACACAGCTGCTGAAG GTGGACACTATGCTGGAGTGGACACTCTCAAAACTCGCCTGCTGCCGTGGCTTGGAACCTGTTTCTCCATGGCCAGGCCCGTGGTCTCTGATGACACcagtctgcagctcatccag GATTCAGTTGAAAAGGACCGAAGGATCAGGGAGCTCTCTGCCTCCCTTGACAGTGACATACAGAGGAAGGACAACGAGCTGTGCTCCACTCGCCTGCAGTTGGACTCCATGAGAACAGA ATTGGTCGATACTCAGCAGGAACTGGATGTCACAAAGAGAGAGTCAGCAACTACTCTGCTGGCAACTGAAGAAGAAATATTGCAACTGAAAGCAGA TTTGAGGGCCGCACATGAGCAAGTGGAGAGCTATCAAAGGAAGATGGCGACCTTCATTGATTATGAGCGGCAGATTCGCCTGCTCAAAGATGAAGTGTCTTACCTGAGCACAGACAAGACCGTGCTGCAGGAGAG GTTGGTGAGGAGTCGTTCTCCGAGCCCGATGAGGAGCGAGTCGCCCACCAGAGCACAGCTCACCAACTCCTCCCGCTACGCACGCCTCATATCACGCTTCAATGACCTGCACGCGGTGGAGCGGCTGGAGGCCCAGGTCATTCTTCGACGCCACATTGATGACGTGGAGATGGTCCAGAAAGTCATCTTCATTGCCGTCGTG GAATCATTTAAGACAGCAAAACTGGCTTACCGTCAGTTCAAGCTGCGAGTGAGAAAGACATTGTCCCCACACTTAGGGTTAGAGCACCTGGAGGATGCAGCAGTGGACTACATCGTCAGAAACCTGGACCTCTATGACATTCAGGCCAGTATCAAT GATGTGATCAATGCCATGAATGTGAACCCTCGGATCTCTTTTCCGCCAGAGGTGGACTTTTTCCTCATCAGTACCTTGATCAGGGAGATGTGCAGGGTGGCGTTTGCCATGCAGACACTGGACCCCCCGCTTGACTTTTCCTTTGCCAGCGATGGAGAACTTTACAACGACCGCAA GTACCGCCGTAGCTATGACTCTGAGTTAACTGCTCCTCTGGTGATGTACCATGTGTGGCCTTCCCTGTTGGAAGGAGATGCTGTGGTAGTGAAGGGCGAGGCTGTGACAAGAAGGGGTGCTGTG TGGAGTAGAAGCAGGAGCACCAGCCCCGTGCGCTCTCGCTCACTCAGCCCAACTCGCAGTCTT gcatttcttaaaaaaagaagCCTGTCTCCTGGACGTCTCAGAGCGAGTCACCTGTGA
- the sgcb gene encoding beta-sarcoglycan gives MASEQESSNGPVKKSMREKAIERRNINKEHNSNFKAGYVPIEEERLHKTGLRGRKGNMAVCIVILLFILALINLIITLVIWTVIRIGPNGCDSMEFHESGLLRFKQKADMGIVHPLHKSTIGGRKDQDLVLVGNNNPVVFQQGTTKLSVEKEKTSIVSDVGITFTDPRTQNTYFSTDFENHEFHLPKGVKILSVKKASTERITSSASSDLNIKGDGKAIIRGNEGVNIMGRTVEFKVGGGIELRAENSIILNGSVMFNVSRIPNSAGDVYFDEGMERYKLCMCADGTLFRVQVKYPNMGCQTSDNPCGKTQ, from the exons ATGGCGTCTGAACAG GAGAGTTCAAATGGGCCTGTGAAGAAGTCAATGCGGGAGAAGGCTATAGAAAGACGGAATATCAACAAGGAACACAACAGTAACTTCAAAGCAGGATATGTACCCATAGAAGAGGAACGTCTTCATAAAACTGGACTGAGAGGACGAAAGGGAAACATGGCTGTTTGCATCGttatcctcctcttcatcctcgccTTAATTAACCTTATT ATCACTCTGGTAATATGGACAGTGATCCGTATTGGTCCGAATGGTTGTGACAGTATGGAGTTCCATGAGAGTGGACTGCTGCGCTTCAAACAGAAGGCGGACATGGGCATCGTTCACCCACTGCACAAGAGCACAATAGGGGGCCGCAAGGACCAGGACCTCGTCCTCGTTGGAAACAACAATCCG GTTGTGTTCCAGCAAGGCACCACTAAGCTGAGTGTGGAGAAAGAAAAGACCTCAATCGTTAGTGACGTTGGCATAACCTTCACAGACCCTCGGACACAGAACACGTACTTCAGCACAGACTTTGAAAACCATGAGTTCCACTTGCCCAAAGGAGTCAAAATTCTCAGTGTTAAAAAGGCTTCCACCGAAAGG ATCACCAGTAGTGCATCTTCTGACCTGAACATTAAAGGGGACGGCAAGGCCATCATTCGTGGAAACGAGGGCGTCAACATCATGGGCCGGACTGTAGAGTTCAAAGTGGGCGGAGGCATCGAGCTCAGGGCT GAGAACAGCATCATTCTGAATGGATCAGTCATGTTCAATGTTTCACGCATCCCTAACTCTGCAGGAGATGTGTATTTTGATGAAGGCATGGAACGGTATAagctctgcatgtgtgcagaTGGGACTCTGTTCCGTGTGCAGGTGAAATATCCCAACATGGGCTGCCAGACTTCAGATAACCCGTGTGGAAAAACTCAGTAG